From one Triticum aestivum cultivar Chinese Spring chromosome 4B, IWGSC CS RefSeq v2.1, whole genome shotgun sequence genomic stretch:
- the LOC123091507 gene encoding peroxidase 4-like gives MAARAIVALSLILALVAIASGGASAQLSSGFYSRSCPGMLKAVRSALHPAIARERRVGASIVRLFFHDCFVQGCDASLLLDDAPGLRGEKNATPNKNSARGFEVIDAVKAAVEECCPGVVSCADILAIAAEESVVFLGGPSWEVKMGRRDSTTASFNGAENNIPPPTSGLANLTSLFAAQGLSQKDMVALSGAHTIGLARCTNFRDHIYNDTNIDAGFARSRQSGCPRATGSGDNNLAPLDLQTPAVFENDYYKNLVQKRGLLHSDQELFNGGAADALVREYVGSQSAFFKDFVEGMIKMGDITPLMGSNGQIRMNCRRIN, from the exons ATGGCGGCGCGCGCCATTGTTGCCCTCTCGCTCATCCTCGCGCTGGTCGCCATAGCCAGCGGAGGAGCGTCGGCGCAGCTGTCGTCGGGATTCTACTCCCGCTCCTGCCCGGGCATGCTCAAAGCTGTGCGCTCGGCGCTGCACCCGGCCATCGCTAGGGAGCGCCGCGTGGGCGCCTCCATCGTCCGCCTcttcttccacgactgcttcgtccaGGGCTGCGACGCCTCGCTGCTGCTGGACGACGCGCCGGGCCTGCGCGGCGAGAAGAACGCCACACCCAACAAGAACTCCGCCAGGGGGTTCGAGGTCATCGACGCCGTCAAGGCGGCCGTCGAGGAGTGTTGTCCCGGggtcgtctcctgcgccgacatcctCGCCATCGCCGCCGAGGAGAGCGTCGTCTTC CTGGGTGGCCCGAGCTGGGAGGTGAAGATGGGGCGGAGAGACTCGACCACGGCGAGCTTCAACGGCGCCGAGAACAACATCCCCCCGCCGACGTCGGGGCTCGCAAACCTTACGTCCCTCTTCGCCGCGCAGGGGCTCTCCCAGAAAGACATGGTCGCACTGTCAG GAGCCCACACAATCGGCCTAGCACGCTGCACAAACTTTCGGGACCACATCTACAACGACACAAACATCGACGCCGGCTTCGCCAGGAGCCGCCAGTCAGGCTGCCCTCGCGCCACTGGCTCCGGTGACAACAACCTGGCGCCCCTCGACCTGCAAACTCCGGCCGTCTTCGAGAATGACTACTACAAAAACCTTGTCCAGAAGAGGGGCCTTCTGCACTCGGACCAGGAGCTCTTCAATGGCGGTGCTGCCGATGCGCTGGTCCGGGAGTACGTCGGTAGCCAGAGCGCCTTCTTCAAGGACTTTGTGGAGGGAATGATCAAGATGGGGGACATCACGCCGCTGATGGGATCCAACGGACAGATCAGAATGAACTGCAGGAGGATCAACTAA